The window CAAATGAGCTGATTCAACAGGTGGAAGCGGTAACAGGATTTGTGAGAGGTCAATTCCCTTTTACATATCTTGGTTTTCCAATTACTCATGCAAGGAAGAGGAAAGTTGATTATACTGAGTTATTGAAGAGAGTCAAAGACAAGTTGAAAACTTGGAAAGGGAAGATGTTGTCTTACGGTGGAAAAGCAGTATTAATCACTAGTGTTCTCAAAAGCATTCCAATCCATATATTGTCTGCTATCAGGCCACCAAAATATGTTAGAAAAGAGCTTCATAAGATCGTTGCAAAGTTCTTTTGGAATAACAAGGATGAAGGAAAAAGCAGACACTGGTCATCATGGCTTAATATGTGCTTACCTAAACATAAATGAGGGTTGGGGTTCAAGTCCATTTTTGACATGTCCAAAGCTTTATGTGTTAAACTTTGGCGGAATTTTAGAACTTCTAGCTCTCTCTAGGCTAATTTCATATGGAATAAGTATTGCAAAAAGTAGATTCCTCAATTAGTACAATGGAAAAGAGGTTCTCAGGTTTGGAAGATAATGCTGGAGGCAAGAGACAGTACTGAGCAAGAAATATGGTGGGACCCTAAGATTGGGAGTTCTAATGTgtggtttgataactggactaAATTAGGTGCACTCAGCTTTGTGGTTCCTCAAAACTGGCCAATCAATGATCAAGTTGAAGATGTGGCAGAATTAATATCAAATGCCACTTGGAATGTCCAAAACCTCTTGCAGTTATTTCCAGAAGATATGGTGCAGCATATAATATAGGAAATTGACATTAAGGATGCATCTAATGAATGGGATACACCATGGTGGATGATGACTAGTTCAGGAAGATTTACTGTGGGCAGTACATGGAAATTACTAAGAAAAAGAGCCAAGGTAACAGTGCCATTTCATAACATATGGATCAAGGGAGTGCCATTCAAAGTTTCCTTCTTCTTATGGAGACTTTGGAAGTTTAAAGTGTCTGTAGATGAGGTGGTGGCAAGCATTGACATTGCTATAGTTTCAAAGTGTTGTTGCTGTAATTCTGCTCATCAAGAATCCATTAATCATTTGTTTCTTTGTGGTGATTTTGCTGACAAAGTTTGGAGAGTATTTAATGCAGCAACTGGATTGACCATGAGTTGTGTACAAGTTAAACATGCTATCAGAAGATGGTAGGAAGCAGAATGTCATTACAAGCTGAAACCTGTGTTTAAAGTTGTTCCTGCTTTTATTGTTTGGAAAATATGGAAATGGAGAAACAATCAATTGCATGAAGGCACCATGACTTTTAATAGGGTGATACATGACATCAATCTGAACATACACTTGTTATGCAAGGTGTTGTTCCCTGGGCTGAATGTTCCAAAAAAGGTGGCATCTGATTGTGCAGTTTTTTAAAGATTATAAACCATCAATTATTTATAAAGTGATAAGGTGGATGATACCTACAGCAGGATGGTTtaagtgtaatactgatggagctgcTAAGGGTAATCGAGGGCCAAGTTTTGCTACTTTCTGTAGTAGAAATGAGGAGGGAGACTTGGTGTATGTTGCTGCTAAGAAGTTACAGGATGGATCAAATTTGGTAGCAGAAGCTGAGGCTATTATAATGGGTTTGAAATACTGCTTGGATAATCAACTCTTCCCTCTAATCATGGAGAGTGATTCAATGGCAATGAAGATCATTCTTGCTGCAGAATGGAAAATTCCATGGGGTATCTCAATGGTGGTGGAGGATATTAATAGAATGAGAAGAGATGAGATGGTGACTATGGTGCGCATACACAGAGAAGGGAATGGActtgctgattttttaactaacatgGTTTTTGATTTTGTAGGTACAATTCACTTcaatagtttccaagagttaccAAGTCAAGCTAGGAAGATATTGAACATTGAAAAGGCTGGAATTCCAAAATTGAGAATAAGAACATCACAAGAAAGAGCACCAGACTATGATCAGGATAGATAGAAGAGCCATATTCAATATGCTGAATGTGTTAGCATGGACAGATGCAACAACTGTGTTAAGGTGGTATTAGTGTGTTTATAATGCTCATTCCTTAATATGGAAGTTACAAGAGTCCATGCtatgattcatgattttttgGCAATGGCACAAATTTAAGAGTGGTTCTGGTTTTCATACAGATGATGGTTTCCACAGAAGAATACAACTACATTCATGttgcctgaagaatgattcatATGATTTGAAACATTTcacctgtgagactttgaaggtgtgatagatgttatcAAGTCAAAGTTGTTAATAGTCTGTTTCAATCTCAATCTGTATTTCCATTTTCCACTTGCTtaacttctttctttctttctttttttcttttcttttgttgttttctttatttgatcaatcacttttggattgatatgtacaaaattttctttatcaataaatctccacctttctggtggctttgctttaaaaaaaaaaaaaaacgacaactttgtgggattacactgggcatattgttgttgttagttgGAAGTGAGAACGACAACTCATAAGCATCCTGCTTATCTTATTTTGCAAGACAATCTGAGAGAGCTTTGTCTTTGTGATATATAAAAGTTCAAGATTTTAATATGATGAGTTCAACCTTTAATTTTTTGTCACTGAACCCATCACACTTTTGATATTATGGATTCAAAATATTATTTCTTTTTTGAAAGTGTATGTAATAACTTTTTACTTATTTATCTATATACTTTGTGTCAGAAATACCAAATTCGATTGAACTCATTGTTT is drawn from Lycium barbarum isolate Lr01 chromosome 8, ASM1917538v2, whole genome shotgun sequence and contains these coding sequences:
- the LOC132608030 gene encoding uncharacterized protein LOC132608030, which translates into the protein MKKMGFLRGFKQGDPLSHALFIITGYGMPKWSSAVSHLTYADDTIIFSYAVSNSLQLIMDTRQKYERISGQLINKRKSSFYMYKKVSNELIQQVEAVTGFVRGQFPFTYLGFPITHARKRKVDYTELLKRVKDKLKTWKGKMLSYGGKAVLITSVLKSIPIHILSAIRPPKYVRKELHKIVAKFFWNNKDEGKSRHWSSWLNMCLPKHK